The following are encoded together in the Gopherus evgoodei ecotype Sinaloan lineage chromosome 17, rGopEvg1_v1.p, whole genome shotgun sequence genome:
- the PTRH2 gene encoding peptidyl-tRNA hydrolase 2, mitochondrial, with translation MDSLFKPSVLSVIAGVACGVCLGWGIRGRFFRPSRAKMPVFANELGNEASIMGESGEYKMVLIVRNDLKMGKGKVAAQCSHAAVSAYKQVQRRNPELLKQWEYCGQPKVVLKAPNEESLVQLLVDAQQLGLTVSIIQDAGRTQIAPGSRTVLGIGPGPADVVDKVSGHLKLF, from the coding sequence ATGGATTCTCTCTTTAAACCGAGTGTCCTCAGCGTAATTGCAGGAGTCGCATGTGGAGTATGCCTGGGCTGGGGCATTCGTGGGCGATTCTTTAGACCATCCAGAGCCAAAATGCCTGTGTTTGCAAATGAGCTGGGGAATGAAGCCAGTATTATGGGAGAGTCTGGAGAATACAAGATGGTGCTGATAGTCCGTAATGACTTAAAGATGGGAAAGGGTAAAGTAGCAGCACAATGTTCTCATGCTGCAGTTTCTGCCTACAAGCAAGTTCAACGAAGAAATCCTGAGCTCCTTAAACAGTGGGAGTATTGTGGACAGCCaaaagtggttctcaaagcccCTAATGAAGAGTCGCTAGTTCAACTCCTTGTTGATGCTCAACAGCTGGGACTGACTGTGAGTATAATCCAAGATGCAGGTCGTACTCAGATAGCACCAGGCTCCCGGACTGTACTAGGGATCGGACCAGGACCAGCTGATGTAGTGGATAAAGTTTCTGGCCATCTCAAACTCTTCTAA